From Ruminococcus sp. HUN007, a single genomic window includes:
- the pap gene encoding polyphosphate:AMP phosphotransferase: protein MLEKAVSRTVKKSALQEMNKELSESLPHLQLKIKEQSRPVILVFEGWEASGKGSVIASVIKYLDPRFFRVFTVEAPDSQEKRYPFLKRHWEMIPEKGKISVLDKSWYSEIACAFLEGKISEAEYDRRIISIRNFERQLSDDGYIIVKIFLQIDADEQKKRMKKLSDDKKTKWRVTESDRFQNRNYSKYYRTYDDLLSITDFPFARWNVIDARRSSFTKHMVYTIINETVNNAINNENRSISRSSPFRLLDMPALSETELDGKVISTERYPELLKKYQKKLSDIHNILYKKGIPLVLCFEGWDAAGKGGAIKRISAALDPRGYEAIPVSAPDKSELAHHYLWRFWRRMPKSGHIAIFDRTWYGRVMVEKIEGFTEKSRCDAAFNEINEFEYELTGSGAIVIKFWLHIDKDEQLRRFTERQNNPEKQWKITDEDWRNRDKWDQYELAVDEMISKTSTTFAPWHIIEANNKLYARLKVINIIIKTVEDRIRKSQNGK from the coding sequence ATGTTAGAAAAAGCGGTTTCCCGGACAGTAAAAAAATCTGCACTTCAGGAGATGAACAAGGAACTGAGCGAGTCTCTGCCGCATCTCCAGCTGAAAATAAAAGAGCAGAGCAGACCTGTCATACTGGTGTTTGAGGGCTGGGAGGCATCCGGAAAAGGCAGCGTGATCGCTTCGGTGATAAAATATCTTGACCCGCGCTTTTTCAGAGTATTCACTGTAGAAGCACCTGACAGTCAGGAAAAAAGATATCCGTTCCTTAAACGTCACTGGGAGATGATACCTGAAAAAGGCAAAATATCAGTGCTGGACAAAAGCTGGTATTCAGAGATCGCCTGCGCATTTCTTGAAGGAAAGATCTCAGAAGCCGAATACGACAGACGGATCATCTCAATAAGAAACTTTGAACGCCAGCTTTCAGATGACGGATATATCATCGTGAAGATCTTTCTCCAGATCGATGCCGATGAGCAGAAAAAGAGGATGAAAAAACTGAGTGATGATAAAAAAACGAAGTGGCGTGTAACCGAAAGCGACCGGTTTCAGAACAGAAACTACAGCAAATACTACCGCACCTATGATGACCTGCTTTCAATAACCGATTTTCCGTTTGCGCGCTGGAACGTAATCGACGCCAGAAGATCATCATTCACAAAACACATGGTTTATACCATAATCAATGAAACTGTTAACAACGCCATAAACAATGAAAACCGTTCCATTTCAAGATCATCACCTTTCAGACTGCTCGACATGCCTGCGCTGTCTGAAACTGAACTTGACGGAAAAGTTATCAGCACGGAACGCTATCCTGAACTTCTTAAGAAATATCAGAAAAAGCTTTCCGACATACACAATATACTATATAAAAAGGGTATTCCGCTCGTTCTGTGTTTTGAAGGCTGGGATGCTGCCGGAAAAGGCGGAGCTATCAAAAGGATCTCTGCCGCACTTGATCCGCGCGGATATGAAGCGATTCCGGTCTCGGCTCCTGACAAGTCGGAACTGGCACACCACTACCTGTGGCGCTTCTGGAGACGTATGCCGAAAAGCGGTCACATCGCGATATTTGACAGGACATGGTACGGCCGTGTAATGGTCGAAAAAATTGAGGGATTCACTGAAAAAAGCCGCTGTGACGCCGCATTCAATGAGATAAATGAATTTGAATACGAGCTTACCGGTTCGGGCGCTATAGTGATAAAATTCTGGCTTCACATTGATAAGGATGAACAGCTCAGACGATTCACTGAACGTCAGAACAATCCGGAAAAACAATGGAAGATCACTGACGAGGACTGGCGTAACCGCGACAAATGGGATCAGTACGAACTGGCCGTGGATGAAATGATATCAAAGACATCCACCACATTTGCTCCGTGGCATATCATCGAAGCCAACAACAAGCTGTACGCCAGACTCAAGGTCATAAACATTATTATTAAAACCGTTGAGGACCGTATCAGGAAATCACAGAACGGAAAATAA
- a CDS encoding glycoside hydrolase family 9 protein, with protein sequence MKNRKIWGRFLAGALSLTVVSSAMAPSLVDATAGDPPPEIWDDERVFPDPDSFSYDDVEVNFAKALQYVLYFYDAEMCGKDVNPKTGEKLRQLEWRGQCHVEDYAIPLQPVDMEGADAKFGTNLSQEFIDEYRDILDPDGDGTIDCGGGMHDAGDHVKFGLPGTYAASTLGWGYYEFRDAYKDTGNQEHIETILHQFNDFYMKGTYLDEDDKVVAFCYQVGEGNNDHNYWCPPELQDTKMLLNFARPAYFATVDTPASDMCAGAAASLAINYLNFKDTEPEYAEESLKKAIALYDFARETHKEAEDSNEVLSLGYDGGFYTSSYDYDELAWAAVWLNICTGKKEYIDHINSVDTSEVTETGGYKYTGYIKRIMETTGSTWQNIWVHCWDTVWGGVFAKLAPITNNERDWFIFRWNLEFWSGEPHLKCAGLADEIWNMDYQHIKDVDVNDKTYINMSPSKFSVVNEYGSCRYNTAAGLCAAVYRKETAKFDEEYTGFTDWAERQMEYIMGKNPMNRPYIVGYSPTAASHPHHRAAHGSTTFSMDDPIDQAHTLWGALVGGPDSTDWHRDITKDYVYNEVAVDYNAGIVGDLAALYKWYGTKDMKPDENFPPKEPAKTDFWIEGNVVQENVERTQVTVRVHNDTTQPPRYLYTEKLKARYYFDISELVAKGQSIKDVRSEVYYDEVQSTTDMKESAKVSQPIHLKDNIYYVEMDWTGTLWHGSRALQFGILVGQDAEYESNWDATNDYSREGLKMSEEFGPTDRIPVYFEDELVYGTPYGEEPKEFPPINPSEAPSSETTKTPATKTPATKEPTDKTTKLVYGDINADTKVDVTDMSLLSLYLIGDRKLTGDQLKAADVLTDSAVNLTDLATLRQYLSKKIKTIGPEK encoded by the coding sequence ATGAAGAACAGAAAAATCTGGGGTCGCTTTCTTGCAGGTGCTCTGAGCCTCACTGTCGTCAGCAGTGCTATGGCTCCGTCACTTGTGGATGCAACTGCCGGAGATCCGCCTCCGGAGATCTGGGACGATGAAAGAGTGTTCCCTGATCCGGATTCATTCAGCTACGATGACGTGGAAGTAAACTTCGCCAAGGCACTCCAGTACGTGCTTTACTTCTATGACGCTGAAATGTGCGGAAAGGATGTAAACCCTAAAACAGGCGAAAAGCTCCGCCAGCTTGAATGGCGCGGTCAGTGCCACGTTGAGGACTATGCTATTCCGCTCCAGCCTGTTGATATGGAAGGCGCCGATGCCAAGTTCGGTACTAATCTCTCGCAGGAATTCATCGATGAATACCGTGACATTCTCGATCCTGACGGAGACGGAACTATCGACTGCGGCGGCGGTATGCACGATGCCGGTGACCATGTAAAATTCGGTCTTCCTGGTACATATGCTGCATCAACTCTCGGATGGGGTTACTACGAATTCAGAGACGCATACAAGGATACAGGAAATCAGGAACATATCGAAACCATTCTTCATCAGTTCAATGACTTCTACATGAAGGGTACATATCTTGATGAAGATGACAAGGTAGTTGCTTTCTGCTACCAGGTCGGTGAGGGTAACAACGACCACAACTACTGGTGTCCGCCGGAACTCCAGGACACAAAGATGCTCCTTAACTTCGCAAGACCGGCATACTTCGCAACAGTTGACACACCGGCTTCAGACATGTGTGCAGGCGCAGCTGCTTCACTCGCTATCAACTACCTCAACTTCAAGGACACAGAACCTGAATACGCTGAGGAAAGTCTTAAGAAAGCCATCGCTCTCTACGACTTCGCACGCGAGACCCACAAGGAAGCAGAAGACAGCAATGAAGTGCTCAGCCTTGGTTACGACGGCGGCTTCTACACTTCAAGCTACGACTACGATGAACTCGCATGGGCTGCTGTATGGCTCAACATCTGTACAGGCAAAAAGGAATACATCGATCACATCAACTCGGTCGATACTTCAGAAGTAACCGAAACAGGCGGTTACAAATATACCGGATATATCAAGAGGATCATGGAGACTACAGGTTCTACATGGCAGAATATCTGGGTACACTGCTGGGATACAGTATGGGGCGGTGTTTTCGCTAAACTCGCACCTATCACAAACAACGAACGTGACTGGTTCATTTTCAGATGGAACCTCGAATTCTGGTCAGGCGAACCGCACCTCAAGTGTGCAGGCCTTGCTGACGAGATCTGGAACATGGACTACCAGCACATCAAGGACGTTGATGTAAACGACAAAACATATATCAACATGTCACCTTCCAAGTTCTCCGTAGTAAACGAATACGGTTCATGCCGTTACAACACAGCCGCAGGTCTCTGCGCTGCCGTTTACAGAAAGGAAACTGCAAAGTTTGACGAGGAATACACAGGATTCACCGACTGGGCCGAAAGACAGATGGAATACATCATGGGCAAGAACCCGATGAACCGTCCGTACATCGTAGGTTACTCACCTACTGCAGCTTCACATCCTCACCACCGTGCAGCTCACGGCTCAACAACATTCAGCATGGATGATCCTATCGATCAGGCACATACACTCTGGGGTGCTCTCGTCGGCGGTCCTGACTCAACAGACTGGCACAGAGACATCACCAAGGACTACGTTTACAACGAAGTTGCCGTTGACTACAACGCAGGTATCGTCGGCGATCTTGCCGCACTTTACAAGTGGTACGGAACAAAGGACATGAAGCCTGATGAAAACTTCCCTCCGAAGGAACCTGCAAAGACAGACTTCTGGATCGAAGGCAACGTTGTACAGGAAAACGTTGAAAGAACTCAGGTAACTGTACGTGTACACAATGATACAACACAGCCGCCGAGATATCTTTACACTGAAAAGCTCAAGGCACGCTACTACTTTGACATCTCGGAACTCGTGGCCAAGGGTCAGAGCATAAAGGATGTAAGATCGGAAGTATACTACGATGAAGTTCAGTCAACTACTGACATGAAGGAAAGTGCAAAGGTATCACAGCCGATACATCTCAAAGACAATATTTACTACGTTGAAATGGACTGGACAGGAACTCTCTGGCACGGTTCAAGAGCTCTGCAGTTCGGTATTCTCGTAGGACAGGACGCTGAATACGAAAGCAACTGGGATGCCACAAACGACTACAGCCGTGAAGGTCTCAAAATGTCCGAGGAATTCGGTCCGACAGACAGAATTCCTGTTTACTTCGAAGATGAACTCGTTTACGGAACTCCGTACGGTGAAGAACCGAAGGAATTCCCTCCGATCAATCCTTCGGAAGCTCCTTCATCTGAGACTACAAAAACACCTGCTACAAAGACTCCTGCCACAAAGGAACCTACAGACAAGACTACAAAGCTTGTATACGGTGATATCAACGCCGATACAAAGGTCGACGTAACAGACATGTCACTTCTCAGCCTTTACCTCATCGGTGACCGCAAGCTTACAGGCGATCAGCTCAAGGCTGCAGACGTACTTACTGACTCTGCTGTAAATCTTACAGACCTTGCAACACTCAGACAGTATCTTTCAAAGAAGATAAAAACTATCGGACCTGAAAAATGA
- a CDS encoding HAD hydrolase family protein → MIVRMICTDLDGTLLRSDKTVSRYSLEVLKKASEKGILIVPVTGRHLGGIPKEILAQGVRYAVFFKRCRII, encoded by the coding sequence ATGATCGTCAGAATGATATGCACAGACCTCGACGGAACTCTGCTCCGGTCTGACAAGACCGTGAGCAGGTATTCCCTGGAGGTTCTGAAAAAAGCATCAGAAAAAGGCATTCTCATCGTACCGGTGACCGGAAGGCATCTCGGAGGCATTCCGAAAGAGATACTTGCTCAGGGTGTAAGATATGCAGTTTTTTTCAAACGGTGCAGGATTATATGA
- a CDS encoding glycoside hydrolase family 25 protein, which yields MRKKTGIGNTLIIIAVIAAAAAVLLIVLIVFMLSGRNKEMPDPGPFTVPNINVTFSKLDRTKFYRENGFINYSDSEKTVKKGVDVSYAQKEINWPKVKAAGIDYAMVRAGFRGYESGKLNVDDYYHRNMKGAQDAGLETGVYFFSQATSKEEAEEEARFVLGLIKDYNITCPVAYDWEPVTHDTARTDSLAGDELCECALAFCRTIEENGYKPIIYASLNLLRDQFNMYDLEQISGYDLWLAEYKEHPEFPYEFSMWQYTDEGKVDGIINYADLNLFIE from the coding sequence ATGAGAAAAAAAACAGGTATAGGAAACACCCTTATTATTATTGCTGTTATCGCCGCCGCAGCAGCGGTTCTGCTTATTGTTCTGATCGTATTTATGCTTTCAGGCAGAAACAAGGAAATGCCTGATCCGGGACCCTTTACAGTTCCGAACATAAACGTGACTTTCAGCAAGCTTGACAGGACGAAGTTTTACAGGGAAAACGGCTTTATAAACTACAGTGACAGCGAAAAGACTGTGAAAAAAGGCGTTGATGTATCCTACGCCCAGAAGGAAATAAACTGGCCGAAAGTTAAAGCTGCCGGAATTGATTACGCAATGGTCAGGGCCGGTTTCAGAGGATATGAGAGCGGAAAACTCAACGTTGATGATTATTACCACAGAAATATGAAAGGCGCTCAGGACGCCGGACTTGAAACAGGTGTTTACTTCTTCTCCCAGGCTACTTCAAAGGAGGAGGCTGAAGAGGAAGCACGTTTTGTGCTCGGCCTTATCAAGGACTACAATATTACCTGTCCGGTGGCGTACGACTGGGAACCTGTGACCCATGACACAGCGAGAACGGATTCCCTTGCCGGCGATGAACTCTGCGAATGCGCACTCGCATTCTGCCGTACAATTGAGGAAAACGGCTATAAACCGATAATCTACGCCTCACTTAATCTTCTGCGTGACCAGTTTAATATGTACGATCTTGAGCAGATCTCCGGATATGATCTCTGGCTTGCGGAATACAAGGAGCATCCGGAGTTTCCGTATGAGTTCAGCATGTGGCAGTATACCGATGAAGGAAAGGTTGACGGAATTATAAACTATGCTGATCTTAACCTGTTCATAGAATAA
- a CDS encoding SH3 domain-containing protein: protein MKRKCMSLLLALTLAGSDLFSEVYSVNDKCGIVCSASSYQISENGLALIKSFEGFSKYAQWDYHQWSIGYGTGVDKDAYPDGITEAEADRLLREVVVVYEKFVRNFLDKYGISVTQNQYDALVSFTYNMGNVWNNTSEVTIRTYLVNGIENYTPEQITDAFKLWCKAGGQVLPGLVRRRETEAALFLSGVDYSANETGEKWRVTSSTGIRLRSSADTSAEIINVIPYNHAITVDEKKESGGFLWGRTSYGGTDGWCVLDYAEHIRGEVETVVEPDEEKFDQYSITSTTGVRLRYNHGTDFDILDVVPYEAVITVYETFQDSDYLWGRTEYNGKPGWCVLNYARKLGTDEPPVDLVLRAMPQKLDYLAGEIFENAGMVVAACYSDGREEIVEDYGCEGNTMVPGDSIITVDYKGASCGLIVRVKARRGDINRNGTFDPEDNYCLKQHILGASENDITESGDINGDGIINIFDTIHIKHDMLAKQEEAEQVFEDLTD from the coding sequence ATGAAAAGAAAATGTATGAGTCTGCTTCTGGCACTGACACTTGCAGGTTCAGATCTTTTTTCTGAAGTTTATTCAGTAAACGATAAATGCGGCATAGTCTGTTCTGCTTCATCATATCAGATCAGCGAGAACGGACTTGCTCTTATTAAAAGCTTTGAAGGATTTTCAAAATATGCCCAGTGGGATTATCACCAGTGGTCGATAGGATATGGCACAGGGGTAGACAAGGATGCGTATCCGGATGGAATAACTGAGGCTGAAGCAGACAGACTGCTTCGTGAGGTAGTTGTCGTTTATGAAAAATTTGTCCGTAATTTTCTTGACAAGTACGGGATATCAGTTACTCAGAACCAGTATGATGCTCTGGTAAGTTTTACTTACAACATGGGTAACGTCTGGAACAACACATCTGAAGTTACTATAAGAACATATCTTGTAAACGGTATTGAGAATTATACACCGGAGCAGATAACCGATGCCTTCAAACTCTGGTGCAAGGCCGGAGGACAGGTACTTCCCGGACTGGTGCGCAGGCGTGAGACCGAAGCCGCACTTTTCCTTTCCGGAGTTGATTATTCTGCGAACGAAACAGGTGAAAAGTGGCGCGTAACATCTTCGACCGGCATACGTCTGAGAAGCAGCGCCGACACCAGTGCCGAAATAATAAATGTTATCCCTTACAATCATGCGATAACCGTTGACGAAAAAAAGGAGAGCGGCGGGTTCCTGTGGGGCAGGACCAGCTACGGCGGAACGGATGGATGGTGTGTTCTTGACTATGCGGAACACATAAGAGGAGAAGTGGAAACTGTTGTTGAGCCGGATGAAGAAAAATTCGATCAGTACAGTATTACTTCGACCACAGGGGTAAGGCTCCGTTACAATCACGGAACTGACTTTGACATACTTGATGTTGTTCCGTATGAAGCGGTAATAACCGTATATGAAACATTTCAGGACAGTGATTATCTCTGGGGAAGGACCGAGTATAACGGCAAGCCAGGCTGGTGCGTACTCAATTATGCAAGAAAGCTTGGTACGGATGAACCGCCGGTCGATCTTGTTCTGAGAGCAATGCCACAGAAACTTGACTATCTTGCCGGTGAGATATTTGAAAATGCCGGTATGGTCGTTGCGGCCTGCTACAGCGACGGACGCGAGGAAATAGTTGAGGATTACGGCTGTGAAGGAAACACGATGGTACCGGGAGACAGTATTATAACTGTTGATTACAAAGGCGCATCATGCGGACTGATCGTCAGGGTAAAGGCACGCCGGGGAGACATCAACCGTAACGGTACTTTTGATCCGGAGGATAATTACTGCCTGAAGCAGCATATTCTCGGTGCTTCTGAAAATGATATCACCGAATCCGGCGATATTAACGGTGACGGTATAATAAACATTTTTGACACGATACACATCAAGCACGATATGCTTGCAAAACAGGAAGAAGCAGAACAGGTCTTTGAAGATCTGACAGACTGA
- the fliS gene encoding flagellar export chaperone FliS — translation MAASNPYNNYKEQAIMTMTPGELIIVLYEECIKMLNHAVFYIEEKNDPDEADKAIRKAQRIIHYLDGILDYKYEISGNLHMLYDYFIRTLVQANIRKRVEVFKPIIPMLTELKDSFQQAEKKVHMK, via the coding sequence ATGGCTGCTTCAAACCCATATAACAACTACAAAGAACAGGCAATAATGACCATGACACCGGGAGAACTTATCATCGTTCTTTATGAGGAATGCATCAAGATGCTCAATCACGCAGTCTTCTACATTGAAGAAAAGAATGATCCTGATGAAGCCGACAAGGCTATCAGGAAAGCGCAGAGAATAATCCACTACCTTGACGGCATTCTTGATTACAAGTACGAGATATCAGGAAATCTTCACATGCTTTACGATTACTTCATCAGAACACTTGTTCAGGCAAATATCCGCAAGCGTGTTGAGGTTTTCAAACCGATAATCCCGATGCTTACAGAACTGAAGGATTCATTCCAGCAGGCTGAAAAGAAAGTGCACATGAAATAA
- the fliD gene encoding flagellar filament capping protein FliD: MQVSSSSENTYTNASYSNKGISGMNSGLDTESLVKSMMSDMQTKIDKQEQQQKVLEMKQDQYREVIDKINDFRGKYFSVTGEKTLALTSSFKSTTTESTSSAVKAVSTADAVEGSFDVEVIKLASEAKFTSSVSASQGMNVKAGGELMSASAAKMTISVGGTDIEVDVSGAASASDMADKINKGITTYNRQNSSSAVDVSVSVGSDGKLKFSGTGASTDISVNGSSATVKNASVTSGKFDKSKLSADAKDYTFKLNGKDVTVNLSKNDSDEDILSKINAQVSGKGITVSYDGTGDDKKLKFTGNSDVEKITIEAASDSNDLKALGFSGKQEASRTSEVSADVPAIESKGKLNITFNGVSKDISLTSTDTADSFSEKLFQAFGSGIHFDADSGEITAGTGKNIKIKGDESSLEFIGMDSKGATNQLDTSMTLKDLYGYNDSDKIEFSINGTDFSFTGDTKLSDMMTEVNESRAGVTITYNSLNDKFSIKGQETGSGSVIEASDSDENGILKKMFGTSSISKQGTDAHAVIDGEDVFYSGNELKYNGINLTLKNVTNGPVNIETTNDNDKVLDNIVSFVEDYNALIKDLNDRTHEKAEYKQYMPLTDAQKDEMTESEIKKWEEKTNKGLLSGDNDISSFLNEMRTVLYTKVGDKKLLSEIGIESSSDWKDYGKLTINKDKLKDAIQNDAKGVADIFTGSNGIASRLDSACKKAANTSSGSPGSLVSLAGLKGKATEKNNTISKRIDTIKETIKKLKEQYDSRKERLWKQFNSMESALGNMNSTANYFASMIGGGF; this comes from the coding sequence ATGCAGGTAAGTTCAAGTTCAGAAAATACGTACACGAATGCATCCTACAGCAATAAGGGTATTTCAGGCATGAACTCAGGACTCGACACTGAAAGTCTTGTCAAGTCAATGATGAGCGACATGCAGACAAAAATAGACAAGCAGGAACAGCAGCAGAAAGTTCTTGAAATGAAGCAGGATCAGTATCGTGAGGTTATTGACAAGATCAATGATTTCAGGGGTAAATACTTTTCAGTTACCGGTGAGAAAACTCTCGCTCTTACATCAAGCTTCAAGAGTACAACTACTGAAAGTACATCTTCTGCAGTAAAGGCTGTTTCAACAGCGGATGCAGTTGAGGGAAGCTTCGATGTTGAAGTAATAAAACTTGCTTCTGAAGCAAAGTTTACAAGCAGCGTAAGTGCCAGCCAGGGCATGAATGTAAAAGCCGGCGGTGAACTTATGTCCGCTTCAGCTGCTAAAATGACGATCAGTGTCGGGGGTACAGACATTGAAGTCGATGTAAGCGGTGCAGCTTCAGCAAGTGATATGGCTGACAAGATCAACAAGGGCATAACAACATACAACAGACAGAATTCATCATCTGCTGTTGATGTATCAGTTTCAGTCGGTTCAGACGGAAAACTTAAGTTCTCCGGAACAGGCGCCTCAACAGATATCTCAGTAAACGGCAGCAGTGCGACGGTCAAAAATGCTTCTGTTACTTCAGGTAAATTTGACAAGTCAAAGCTTTCCGCAGATGCGAAGGACTATACATTCAAATTAAACGGTAAAGATGTTACTGTTAATCTCAGCAAAAATGATTCTGATGAGGATATTCTTTCGAAGATCAATGCTCAGGTTTCAGGAAAAGGAATAACAGTATCGTATGACGGCACCGGCGATGACAAAAAGCTCAAGTTTACAGGTAATTCTGATGTTGAAAAGATCACCATTGAAGCTGCATCAGACTCAAATGATCTGAAGGCACTCGGATTCAGCGGCAAGCAGGAAGCTTCAAGAACATCTGAAGTTTCAGCTGATGTACCGGCGATCGAATCAAAGGGTAAGCTGAATATAACATTTAACGGTGTATCAAAGGATATCTCACTGACATCAACAGATACAGCCGACAGCTTCAGTGAAAAGCTTTTCCAGGCCTTTGGCTCAGGTATCCATTTTGATGCAGACAGCGGCGAGATCACAGCCGGCACAGGAAAGAACATCAAGATAAAGGGTGACGAAAGTTCTCTTGAGTTCATCGGAATGGATTCAAAGGGTGCTACAAACCAGCTTGACACCTCAATGACGCTTAAAGATCTTTACGGATATAATGATTCTGACAAGATCGAGTTCAGTATAAACGGAACAGATTTTTCATTTACAGGCGATACAAAGCTTTCCGACATGATGACGGAAGTAAACGAGAGCCGTGCCGGTGTTACGATCACATACAACTCGCTGAATGACAAGTTCAGTATAAAGGGCCAGGAAACAGGTTCCGGTTCAGTGATCGAAGCAAGCGACAGTGATGAAAACGGCATTCTTAAGAAAATGTTCGGAACATCATCTATCAGCAAGCAGGGAACCGATGCTCACGCAGTCATTGACGGTGAAGATGTTTTCTACTCAGGCAATGAGCTTAAGTACAACGGCATCAATCTCACACTGAAGAATGTTACAAACGGTCCGGTAAACATCGAGACCACAAACGATAATGACAAGGTGCTTGATAACATAGTTTCATTCGTTGAAGACTACAACGCTCTTATCAAGGATCTCAATGACAGGACCCACGAAAAGGCTGAATACAAGCAGTACATGCCTCTTACTGATGCACAGAAGGACGAGATGACTGAAAGTGAGATCAAGAAGTGGGAGGAAAAGACCAACAAGGGCCTTTTAAGCGGTGACAATGATATTTCAAGTTTCCTCAATGAAATGCGTACAGTTCTCTATACTAAGGTAGGAGACAAGAAGCTTCTTTCCGAGATAGGAATAGAATCAAGCAGTGACTGGAAAGACTACGGCAAGCTTACGATCAACAAGGACAAGCTCAAGGATGCTATCCAGAACGATGCCAAGGGCGTTGCTGATATATTCACAGGCTCAAACGGCATAGCTTCAAGACTTGACAGCGCATGCAAGAAGGCAGCCAATACTTCTTCCGGTTCGCCTGGTTCACTTGTATCACTTGCCGGACTCAAGGGCAAGGCTACTGAAAAGAACAATACTATAAGCAAGCGCATCGATACTATCAAGGAAACTATCAAAAAGCTCAAGGAACAGTATGACTCCAGAAAGGAAAGACTGTGGAAACAGTTCAACTCAATGGAATCGGCTCTGGGAAATATGAATTCAACAGCTAATTACTTCGCATCAATGATAGGCGGAGGATTCTGA
- the csrA gene encoding carbon storage regulator CsrA encodes MLILSRKVGETVYLNEDIEIKIVEVSGDKVRLGIEAPKDVKVLRSELRQTMESNKKASDAVAPDAFKNMLGQIKK; translated from the coding sequence ATGCTTATACTGTCAAGAAAAGTGGGGGAAACAGTTTATTTAAATGAAGATATAGAGATCAAGATCGTTGAAGTCAGCGGGGATAAGGTACGACTCGGTATTGAAGCACCTAAGGATGTTAAGGTGCTGAGAAGCGAACTGCGTCAGACCATGGAGAGCAATAAAAAAGCATCAGACGCTGTTGCGCCTGACGCATTTAAGAATATGCTTGGTCAGATCAAAAAATAA
- the fliW gene encoding flagellar assembly protein FliW, with the protein MKVNTRTFGEIEISENDIITFEQPILGFEENKRYVFMIDESLNGEFIWLQCLDDTDLCFVLANPKTLNQEYAPTFEEDITKVIGKGTYEMWLVMVVADNFGESTVNLKSPIVVNLEERRAAQFLAEEDYTIRYKLFENVKED; encoded by the coding sequence ATGAAAGTAAACACTAGAACTTTTGGTGAGATCGAGATCTCAGAGAACGACATTATCACATTTGAACAGCCGATCTTAGGATTTGAGGAAAACAAAAGATACGTATTCATGATCGATGAATCACTTAACGGCGAATTTATCTGGCTGCAGTGCCTTGATGATACAGATCTCTGCTTTGTACTTGCAAATCCTAAAACACTGAATCAGGAATATGCACCGACATTTGAGGAAGATATCACAAAGGTGATCGGCAAGGGAACATATGAAATGTGGCTTGTAATGGTAGTTGCAGACAACTTCGGTGAATCCACTGTTAATCTCAAGAGTCCTATCGTTGTGAATCTCGAGGAGAGAAGGGCTGCTCAGTTCTTAGCTGAAGAGGACTACACTATCCGATATAAGCTTTTTGAAAATGTTAAGGAGGACTAA